One part of the Deinococcus aquaedulcis genome encodes these proteins:
- a CDS encoding peptidylprolyl isomerase, with product MKQVLLTLALLSGAALAQTAPATPTAPATPAAAPAAPAADPSTVVARVGTETITLADFDRAFRLAAARVVNAQGIPFENSYLAEFAGARADYLKQYVRDRAVYQLARAAGNKVDAATLDEQMQEARADFQSDADFAEALEATGYASADDLRAELERQGIVGAYLQSVQKRFAFGDAVVTGYYNLNKPRFTREAEACVKHILVPTQAEAQAIGKELAAGGDFAKIAADKSQDPGSAAQGGDLGCFGQGEMVETFDKASFTGPVNQVQTVQSQFGWHVLVVTKRNAAGLVPLAEAAPLIREQLAREAAQKYLDAQVTKISTEAFPDRVTVK from the coding sequence ATGAAACAAGTGCTGCTCACGCTGGCGCTGCTGTCCGGCGCCGCCCTGGCCCAGACTGCGCCCGCCACCCCCACCGCCCCGGCCACCCCTGCGGCGGCCCCCGCTGCGCCCGCCGCCGACCCCAGCACCGTGGTGGCGCGCGTGGGCACCGAGACCATCACCCTGGCCGACTTTGACCGCGCCTTCCGGCTGGCCGCCGCGCGGGTGGTGAATGCCCAGGGCATTCCCTTCGAGAACAGCTACTTGGCCGAATTCGCCGGGGCCCGCGCCGACTACCTGAAGCAGTACGTGCGTGACCGCGCTGTGTACCAGCTGGCCCGCGCCGCCGGCAACAAGGTGGACGCCGCCACCCTGGACGAGCAGATGCAGGAAGCCCGCGCCGACTTCCAGTCCGACGCCGACTTCGCCGAGGCCCTGGAAGCCACGGGCTACGCCAGCGCCGACGACCTGCGCGCCGAACTGGAGCGCCAGGGCATCGTGGGGGCGTATCTGCAGAGCGTTCAGAAGCGCTTTGCCTTCGGAGACGCGGTGGTCACCGGCTACTACAACCTCAACAAGCCCCGCTTTACCCGCGAAGCCGAAGCCTGCGTGAAACACATCTTGGTGCCCACCCAGGCCGAAGCCCAGGCCATCGGGAAGGAGCTGGCGGCGGGTGGCGACTTTGCCAAGATTGCCGCCGACAAGAGCCAGGACCCCGGCAGCGCGGCGCAGGGCGGTGACCTGGGCTGCTTCGGGCAGGGCGAGATGGTCGAAACCTTCGACAAGGCCAGCTTCACTGGCCCCGTGAACCAGGTGCAGACGGTGCAGTCGCAGTTTGGCTGGCACGTGCTGGTGGTGACCAAGCGCAACGCCGCCGGGCTGGTGCCCCTGGCCGAAGCCGCGCCCCTGATCCGCGAGCAACTGGCCCGCGAGGCCGCCCAGAAGTACCTGGACGCCCAGGTGACCAAGATCTCCACCGAGGCCTTCCCTGACCGCGTGACGGTGAAGTAA
- a CDS encoding intradiol ring-cleavage dioxygenase, with amino-acid sequence MNDPHSPHPAPLHLPPDEDHDDEMIGTLLSRRHALRLLGLGGGAAALTAGGVLAQRGAPSAGSSATRLPGCVVRPAMTEGPYFVDGEPRRSDIRKDSQTGRLSTGVPLKLEFVTSRVAAGGCTPRAGVLVDVWHCDALGTYSGVAGNSGDVLRGSQVTNAQGRASFTTVYPGWYPGRAVHIHFKLRPLNAAGQATGEFTSQLFFPESVNAAVFARAPYSQKGKADTPNAQDAIYRNGGSQLLLSVKGDPVGGYAATFDVGLNLG; translated from the coding sequence ATGAATGACCCGCACAGCCCGCACCCAGCCCCCCTTCACCTGCCCCCGGACGAGGACCATGACGACGAGATGATCGGCACGCTCCTGAGCCGCCGCCACGCCCTGCGGCTGCTGGGCCTGGGGGGCGGCGCGGCGGCCCTGACCGCAGGCGGCGTGCTGGCCCAGCGGGGCGCGCCCTCAGCCGGCAGCAGCGCCACGCGGCTGCCCGGCTGCGTGGTGCGCCCCGCCATGACGGAGGGCCCCTACTTCGTGGACGGGGAGCCCCGGCGCAGCGACATTCGCAAGGACAGCCAGACGGGCCGGCTGAGCACCGGGGTGCCGCTGAAGCTGGAATTCGTGACCTCGCGCGTGGCGGCAGGCGGCTGCACCCCCCGCGCGGGCGTGCTGGTTGACGTGTGGCACTGCGACGCCCTGGGCACCTACTCCGGGGTGGCGGGGAACAGCGGCGACGTTCTGCGCGGCTCGCAGGTGACGAATGCCCAGGGCCGGGCCAGCTTCACCACGGTTTACCCGGGCTGGTACCCGGGGCGCGCGGTGCACATTCACTTCAAGCTGCGGCCCCTGAATGCGGCCGGGCAGGCCACGGGCGAATTCACCTCGCAGCTGTTTTTCCCCGAAAGCGTGAATGCGGCCGTGTTCGCCCGCGCGCCCTACAGCCAGAAGGGCAAGGCCGACACCCCCAATGCCCAGGACGCGATTTACCGCAACGGCGGCTCACAGCTGCTGCTGAGCGTGAAGGGCGACCCGGTGGGGGGCTATGCGGCCACGTTCGATGTGGGCCTGAATCTCGGCTAA
- a CDS encoding vWA domain-containing protein, which translates to MTPTLSAHASFGPSQLLAQHATPADLLVRFRLPGSGARRPVNLALAIDVSGSMAGSPLKHAIRAAQAVVDSLDAQDLLSVVLYDDSVTTLIAPTAVTDRAALKDRIGSIRAGGLTNLSGGWLKAIEHVQAGASGERVSRVLVLTDGQANVGITKDDVLIKTAGQKAEAGVSTTTLGFGSSFNEDLLMGMARAAGGNFYFIQSTDDARDVFSFELQTMKAVVAQNLTVILAPAPGVTVADILSLHRPGPHPLTLDLGDVYEDEDKLLGLRLNLPAQPAGLHELLTVTYSADTVHDGAIARLEGTLPVQATFGPLDANVTSDIEVTLDLARLQIARAKEEAVTLADQGQHAQGEALLRRVVAELTDAGLHEHFEIAEEIEQLEHYAGRIAAQTLVGDSRKELMDQAFQGRARTRADMTGRGVTVDTAVLALPVVAEPGSGVELQCVREGGKLRVRVVSAGYDQGLNVQFPRALRAEGAGYVVDGLEPSADGSFYRVTGEIRRLLRAGESDPLQHLSVGGRGAPRAASRPGVTKAARTAADLDTTDSSAGGILVQCVKEGSKLRARVVQDGFEPDWNMRFPRSIREEGTLYVVDEVNTAPDGKSYIASGEIRRLVQPV; encoded by the coding sequence ATGACCCCCACCCTCAGCGCCCACGCCAGCTTTGGCCCCTCGCAACTGCTGGCGCAGCACGCCACCCCCGCCGACCTGCTGGTGCGCTTCCGCCTGCCCGGCAGCGGCGCCCGCCGCCCGGTGAACCTGGCCCTGGCCATTGATGTCAGCGGCAGCATGGCCGGCTCGCCCCTGAAACACGCCATCCGCGCCGCGCAGGCCGTGGTGGACAGCCTGGACGCGCAGGACCTGCTGAGCGTGGTGCTCTACGACGATTCGGTGACCACCCTGATCGCCCCCACGGCCGTCACGGACCGCGCGGCGCTGAAAGACCGCATTGGCAGCATCCGTGCGGGCGGCCTCACCAACCTGTCGGGCGGCTGGCTGAAGGCCATTGAGCACGTGCAGGCCGGCGCTTCGGGGGAACGGGTCAGCCGCGTGCTGGTGCTCACCGACGGGCAGGCGAACGTGGGCATCACCAAGGACGACGTGCTGATCAAGACCGCCGGGCAGAAGGCCGAGGCCGGTGTGAGTACCACCACGCTGGGTTTCGGGTCGTCCTTTAACGAAGACCTGCTGATGGGCATGGCGCGCGCGGCGGGCGGGAATTTCTATTTCATTCAGTCTACCGACGACGCCCGTGACGTGTTCAGCTTCGAGCTGCAGACCATGAAGGCCGTGGTGGCCCAGAACCTCACGGTGATCCTCGCTCCGGCGCCCGGCGTGACGGTGGCGGACATCCTGAGCCTGCACCGCCCCGGCCCCCACCCGCTGACCCTGGACCTGGGCGACGTGTACGAGGACGAGGACAAGCTGCTGGGTCTGCGCCTGAACCTTCCCGCCCAGCCTGCCGGCCTCCACGAGCTGCTGACCGTGACCTACAGCGCCGACACCGTGCACGACGGCGCCATCGCCCGCCTGGAAGGCACCTTGCCGGTGCAGGCCACCTTTGGCCCGCTGGACGCCAACGTGACCAGCGACATTGAGGTGACGCTGGACCTCGCCCGGTTGCAGATTGCGCGCGCCAAGGAAGAAGCCGTGACCCTGGCCGACCAGGGGCAGCACGCCCAGGGCGAGGCGCTGCTGCGGCGCGTGGTGGCCGAGCTGACGGATGCCGGCCTGCACGAGCATTTCGAGATTGCCGAGGAAATCGAGCAACTGGAGCACTACGCCGGGCGCATTGCCGCGCAGACTCTGGTGGGTGACAGCCGCAAGGAACTGATGGATCAGGCCTTCCAGGGCCGCGCCCGCACCCGCGCCGACATGACCGGCCGTGGGGTCACGGTGGACACCGCCGTGCTGGCACTGCCGGTGGTGGCTGAGCCTGGGAGCGGTGTAGAACTGCAGTGCGTGCGCGAGGGCGGCAAGCTGCGGGTGCGGGTGGTCTCGGCAGGCTACGACCAGGGGCTGAACGTGCAGTTTCCCCGCGCCCTGCGCGCCGAGGGGGCCGGGTACGTGGTGGACGGCCTGGAGCCCAGCGCCGACGGGAGCTTCTACCGCGTGACCGGCGAGATTCGCCGCCTGCTGCGCGCTGGGGAAAGCGACCCGCTGCAGCACCTGAGCGTGGGGGGCCGGGGCGCGCCCCGCGCCGCCAGCCGCCCCGGCGTGACCAAGGCCGCGCGCACCGCCGCTGACCTGGACACCACCGACAGCAGCGCGGGCGGCATTCTGGTGCAATGCGTCAAGGAAGGCAGCAAGCTGCGCGCCCGCGTGGTGCAGGACGGCTTTGAGCCCGACTGGAACATGCGCTTTCCCCGCTCTATCCGCGAGGAAGGCACCCTGTACGTGGTGGATGAGGTGAACACCGCCCCGGACGGCAAGAGCTACATCGCCAGCGGTGAAATCCGCCGCCTCGTGCAGCCGGTGTAA